GTTGTTCTTTCAAAAGGCCCGTTTTCATCTGCAATTGAAAAGTCTTCAATCCTATCGAAATTTTTCTTATCAAGTGTATAAGTTGCCCAACTAAAGCTCCCCTCAAATTTGTAAGTGCGCTCTTCTTTCACTACAAAACTTCCATCTTTTTCGATGGTAATATTTACAGCTACCCTTGGAAAATAGTAGTCCTTAGCAAAAACTGTTTTTAACGGAGTTAGTATTAATAAAGCAAAAACAAAAATTAGCGGAGCAAAAACATTTTTTTTCATTTTCTTTAATTCCCCTCTTTTTTAATTGCCTTGATCATTTTTATTAAATCTACATGCGGTTTTACATCATGCACCCTCAAAATTGAAGCACCTTCTAAAAGGGCAAAGGCGTTGGAAGCAATTGTGCCAAACAGCCGATCATCTACGCTTCTATCAAGAGTAAGTCCAATGAACGATTTTCTTGAAAGCCCCATAAGGATGGGCACATTAAAAATTTTAAATTCACTTAACCTATTTAAAATAGTAAGGTTATGTTCTCTTGTTTTTCCAAAACCAATACCAGGGTCAATGATGATTTTTGAAATTCCAAAAGAATTGAGGCTTTTAATCCTTTCATCGAAATACTCAAGGAGTTCTTTCATGAGATTTTCATAGGTAGGGTTTTTTTGCATATTTTTAGGTGTGCCTTTTATGTGCATTACCACAACTGGAGTATCATATCTTTTGGCGATGTCAACCATGTTCTCATCAAACCTAAGGCCACTTATATCGTTAATAATATCCGCACCAGAATTAATTGCCTCTTCTGCAACTTTTGCTTTGTAAGTATCTATAGAAATAGGTATGGTAGGAAACCTCTTTGATAACTCATTTATGATTGGAATAACCCTCTTTAACTCCTCATCAATACTTACAGGCTCAGCATTTGGGCGAGTTGATTCACCACCAACATCAATGATGTCTACTCCTTCGTTTACCATTTCTTCTGTTCTTTTTAACGCACTTTCAAGATTGGTATATTTTCCTCCATCAGAAAATGAATCTGG
This genomic stretch from Caldisericaceae bacterium harbors:
- the folP gene encoding dihydropteroate synthase, producing MIARYIKKDYLLQELVDVGIDPQSLQFFIPKAETLIFKLHDVDARGANILKQEFLSAGGDVAINKHVASFKTEKTDIITIGTPKVYKTVIDKLTLEPYFGLKEVKVALLDAITQKKMKPFTIKGRVFDFEKDFFVMGILNVTPDSFSDGGKYTNLESALKRTEEMVNEGVDIIDVGGESTRPNAEPVSIDEELKRVIPIINELSKRFPTIPISIDTYKAKVAEEAINSGADIINDISGLRFDENMVDIAKRYDTPVVVMHIKGTPKNMQKNPTYENLMKELLEYFDERIKSLNSFGISKIIIDPGIGFGKTREHNLTILNRLSEFKIFNVPILMGLSRKSFIGLTLDRSVDDRLFGTIASNAFALLEGASILRVHDVKPHVDLIKMIKAIKKEGN